A stretch of DNA from Perca flavescens isolate YP-PL-M2 chromosome 11, PFLA_1.0, whole genome shotgun sequence:
ATAATTCTTTCTTCATTTATTACAAGACTGGTCAAATTATAGATACATAGCGGTTTCCTTATATTGAGTTATTGGCTACACCATGCAGAACGAGCACTAATGGCTGCCCAACGGCACCTACTTGACTCCCTCCCTCTGGAAGGGCATGAGGCTGCAGGTGAGCGAGGTGTCGATGCTGGAGAGGTCTGCTTCAGGGACGTCTAAAGACCTGGCTTCAGTCCCGTCAAACCTGGAAGAGAAAGCCTGGACTACTGCCCTGGGCAGAGGCTCCACCTCCACTGCTGCTATCCCACCGAGGAGATCCACTGGGTATGAAACACAGCACAGTCAAACAAGATGGCAAATATAACGGAGACAAACCCGGTAAATAAAGCAATGGCTGTTACTCACAGAGTCTCTTGTAATCCTCAACTGAAAAGCTCCACTTTCTTGTTTTCATGTCTGCCACacaacaagaaaataaaacatgctGTATCAGAAGTCATAAAATGCAGATACAACATAATAAAAGATTGCCaagaagacagaaaaagaacGTTAATTGCATAATTTTACCATAGTTCTTTGTCGGCATCTGCTTGAATGCTGCAATGACGTCGACATGGTAACCGACGTCAACCTCAAACTTTGTCGGAGACACCAGGATGCACTGGCCCCGCAAAGTGGCTCCAGGTTTCTGCCAGCCGCTACACAGCTTCAGCAGCGCCCCCAGTGCCGCACCGTCACGAGCTCGGCTGGTGGCTGCTGCGACATCCACTGCCTCCATTCCCTCCAGAGGCCTCAAAGACACAGAGGGAATAGCAGCTGCTTCCGCCACTGCAACACAGGGTAAAGATAGAGGAGATGCAGCAGCAGCCCAAAGAACGCGACAACTCTGTCATGCCTTTAATTTCGGCTACtacagagaggaagaaaggagtGCATGTTCCCATGAATATTGCCCCGATGTTCAGACTTAGCTGGTGATAGTCCTCCAGGCTGAAGTTCCACATCTTTATGGCAGGGTCTAAGGCAGAACAGAATACTCCATTATTCGAAAAGACAGTGCAGACATTGAGATGGACATACAAAACCAGACAAAATCACTACATTTTGGAATTTGGTGTTCCTATTTAGAAAATGCATATTGGGTAGGATGAAAGATTTGAGTATCTGGCCTCTTCTACAGAGGACAGCTCTGAAGCTTTGGCCAGATGATAACAGTTTGTATTATGGTGAAGTTGTCATTCATTATTTGGCCTTGCAGGTTGTCCCGATTATGTGCAGACACATTATGAAACTAAGGCTGGGTATTATTTGAAAATCACAATAGCTGCTGCTACAAAACACAATATAGTAAGTCAGAACTTAAAAATGATTACAGTTTGATACACAGCCTTATTTGGTGCAGGATGGTGCATAACCTTCATCGTCTATTGagggtttgttgttgttttttgttggtATGAGGCCTATACATGAAATAATCAGCTCGAGAATGTTGACAGTTTTTGTTGTCCTGTCTGTCTTGATACTGTTTCCAATATCGTTCTCAATTTTCTAAAAATGTACAGACACTGATGGAGTTTATGGTTAATTACTcttcaaacaaaagaaaatgttggtCATGCATTTATGATTCAATATCCAGTGTTTGCCACATTTGTGGTGGTCTTCCACATCAAGACTCAGCTGCAAAACAGCATAGTTGCACAGGCACATACTAACCATAGTTCTTTGAGGGGATGGATTTAAAAACAGCAATCAGCTCTGTGTGGTACCCCACTTCTACTCTGAAGCGGCCCTCTGTGTGAGCTGCACATTTTCCTCTTACAGAGATGACAGGCTTTTTTGCAGGTACAGCATTCAAAGTTGATGAGCTGTAGGGCAGCTGTGCTGCAGGACTTTGGGCAGGTTTACTAGTTTGCTTGTAGAAAGGGCCTACTGCACCACCAGAGCTGTTGGAGGTGAGGTTAGGTTTGGGGTGAACAGGCTGTGGCACACCAAAGTTTCCTCCACTAGACAGGACAGGGCTGCTCACATGTTGATTTCTTGTCTGAGGAAATGGGTCAATGACTTGTATCTACAATCAAAGACAAGGAATTGGGAAATACGTTGTTAGTTTTCATCCAAACAATACATGATTGaacattacagcacaaatcttACCTGTCCCGTAGAAGCATAGTTACTCTGGTTGATTTGGTTGCTAGTAGCAgataactgctgctgctgctttgggCCTTGCTTGTAGTTACTGAAGCTAGGTGAGTCTTTTTTGAAGGGCGGGACAAACCGTTTTGGTGCAGAAGCTATGTGTTGAGCCAGGGCAGCATGATCCGAGGTAACGCTCTGTTTAGAGGGCTGTAACGTTACCTGCACTGACGTACTGCTGAGGCCTGACGAACTCTGGGTATCGCTGCTAATAGTCTGTCCAAGTCTTTGGGCTCTTCTGTCCAAAGCCTTCCGTCTGTTTTCCTCAATCTTTCGCAGCTGCTCTGCAGTCAGCTGATTAGACATGATGATGAACTTTTCTGCAACTAGCTATCGTTACTCGCTAACGTTACCTCAGACTCATTCACAAATTCAAATGATTATCGGTCACACTCCGGGATGGCTTAACATCTAGCTAGTTACCTACAAGCAAGTGAACCATGTTAACCCATATGGACTAGCTTTAGCAGTACAATTATCGTTATCCTAAAAGTTCGTAAACTTG
This window harbors:
- the smarcal1 gene encoding SWI/SNF-related matrix-associated actin-dependent regulator of chromatin subfamily A-like protein 1 isoform X2; translation: MSNQLTAEQLRKIEENRRKALDRRAQRLGQTISSDTQSSSGLSSTSVQVTLQPSKQSVTSDHAALAQHIASAPKRFVPPFKKDSPSFSNYKQGPKQQQQLSATSNQINQSNYASTGQIQVIDPFPQTRNQHVSSPVLSSGGNFGVPQPVHPKPNLTSNSSGGAVGPFYKQTSKPAQSPAAQLPYSSSTLNAVPAKKPVISVRGKCAAHTEGRFRVEVGYHTELIAVFKSIPSKNYDPAIKMWNFSLEDYHQLMAEAAAIPSVSLRPLEGMEAVDVAAATSRARDGAALGALLKLCSGWQKPGATLRGQCILVSPTKFEVDVGYHVDVIAAFKQMPTKNYDMKTRKWSFSVEDYKRLLDLLGGIAAVEVEPLPRAVVQAFSSRFDGTEARSLDVPEADLSSIDTSLTCSLMPFQREGVNFAVSKQGRLLLADDMGLGKTVQAICIAAYYRSEWPLLVVAPSSVRFTWAEAFRRWLPSLSPDRINVVVKAKDDLRSGLVNIISYDLLSRMDKQQPGKPFNVLIMDESHFLKNMKTARFKAALPLLKAAKRVILLSGTPAMSRPSELYTQILAVRPTLFPRFHEFGMRYCGATQKKKEKEALLIFYNHTAEAKLQAIMEYITDMLECGREKFLVFAHHKLVLDHIITELVKKNVSHIRIDGSTPSAERQQLCDKFQYSSKTCVAVLSVTAANMGLTLHSADLVVFAELFWNPGILVQAEDRVHRIGQTSNVNIHYLVAKGTADDHLWPMIQEKMNVLEQVGLSESNLSDKASNASFHSKDPNQRSIMEMFQRSFTADDDIDEVLLLEAANDWEDIPPENSCG